The sequence below is a genomic window from Mytilus edulis chromosome 2, xbMytEdul2.2, whole genome shotgun sequence.
AGCCAAATTGATATGGCTGGGTATTAATTGTTCTATgtatgtttcaatgtttcaatgTTTTGTGATTCCTTGTTTACTCCTTGGtgttgattgttattgtcttattgtCTAATATGCATGTGAATAAATATGTGACAcaataataaaattgtttattattattatacggGTGATTAATTATCAAGTTTAAATTATCAAGTTAAAATTATATGTCAGTTAGTTATATGCGTCAGTCtctaattgaatatatatatgtagttatTTGATCATTTGTTTATAGAAACAAAAGTCTATACAACAAAAGGAAACCGGTAAAAAACTGGTTTCAAAAGTTAATTTGATTGAGGGGTGTAGGtttgaatttcgaacagcggtataatattgctgcctttatttatttgATGATACTTTTAAAGATTACGTTTAACGTATGAGGAATTGAGATCCCTCTATTatggggaaaggggggggggggttcgtgttgctcaatctttagctttcttgtgttttgtgttttgtgtactgttgttctggggtttgtttttttttgtcatggcgttgtcagtttattttgaacGAGTTTGACTTTCCTTGTCATTTTCGCCTCTCTTTTCAATGAATGGATACAACGttgattgtttttgtatttttacaaaGTACTTAAAAACATTATGTTGTATTCATTCATTGAAAAGTCGACTGTTTGATTaattgactgattgattgattgattgattgaatgatgCCGCATCAGCACAAAAATGCCATATCCCGGCGAATcaaagtcatgaaaataaatgaccTTACTATACAATATACTTAAACTCTCTGCACCCCATTCATCAAATGTACAATGGAAAACCAGAACATAGCGATTGCCtttttttagacttttaatttgaaaattccGATGGTAAAATAACTACATAgtgacatttctttttatagaAAACTGATACACATGTCATCTGTCGCATACGAACATCATAAAACTACTGTTGTCTCCAACACAAAAGCAGAACTTTCCATTCTGTACGACAAGACGTATGTGTGCTATAGATACAAATATAGACCTGTCAACTTTCGAAAATAATCTCTCTCAGAAAAGTCATATAGTCACACTTATTAAATATGGTGTTAAAAGGgaaaatgaaatatcaataaCACAGATCCGCAAAATCTAAGCCCTCGTGAAATAACCTTTACTCGTGTTCACCATTTTGGATATGCACCTCTTCAGCGGGCCATAATTGTAAAGTGTTTGATAAAAAGATATTCAAATTGGAAAAATATTATAGTGGAATAAAACACATTCTATTACCTCAATTGTTGTAAACTTAAAGGTCAGAGGTAGCTACATTTATTCGGTCGATAAGTCCTGAGATGTTTCTCCCAGATTACAAATCTCACAAGCCTATGTCAAGGATAAAGGATCGATCAAGAGTATGATTAACAGTACCGTTAGGGTCACGATGAGAAGCAACTCACTATCTTGTTGCAATACATATGCATACAAAGTATCAAGTTAGTTTTAAAAGATAACAAGCAATATGTGGTCAACAACAAGCGATGGGGAAACTTAAAAAAGGACTCAAGAAACAAAGTACCAATCTCGGAGATTTCGAACTGAGCAATtaatgatttttatcaatttattttgcTTTCCAGAAGTCAATCAAATTTGAGTTTttcaacaaatacaaacatattctgtgtgttaaaatatattatataactaAGATGCAAAGTGTGATTGAAGGTATATAAATTGGATATACGTATTGGACATTAGAATGTGGTGTGTACATTGAATTATGTGATATGTAGGGACACAAGACATTGGTATATTTTATGTGCAGTTAGAAACTCATCAGTGCCAGTGGAGATATCAGGCTTATGATTTTGTCTAGTGTAGATTTATAGAAAATTTGTGTAGCAAGTTGATTTTCTTCAGTAAGTTTATgattataaaacaaatcatgttaaCCATTACATGAATAAACCCTATGAATCGGTCTATCCAACCCAATAGATAAACAAACAATTGATTTAAGTGAACGTTTAGAATACTCTTTTATTCGAAATCAGTATTTTGAATGTCCTTGAAATCTTTCAACTTTCCACTTTTTATTGATGATAACGAAAATAGTCCAAAGGAACTTTTTCTGTTGATGGGCTTTTTGTCGAGAGCTTTATTATTTTGTCAGATTTATTGGATATTCCCCCTTTTGAATTTAGCTTGAAATTTCTGTAAATACTTTTATACATCCTCAATAATTGGTCTGTAgtataaaaatgtatacatttgttttaataaataatcctCCTCCTTCATTATGCCGATCTCTTCTTTtcacatttgttttcaattattacAATAAGCAAGTATTACGTAATAAGTTATAAATATAACTGAATTGATAAGACaggatatttttagaaataaattttctgaaaatgattTCGACCTGCCAACATATATAAACATTCCTGTGTTGATCAGCTGATTCGTTTCTGACAGACTTCATTTTCAACCGATAAACATGAGCCACAGCAAATCATTGGTAAGTAAACTATAGGAACTAATTAAGAAACTGATAAAGGAGATAATATAAAAGCCTTAATTCAAAATGATTTACCGTAACATTACTTATAAACGATatgatttttttacatgttttcgTCTCATGTCACGCCAtgtcaaagttttgttttcttttcaaagCCTTCACATGTCAAAATTTACTACATATACAATAACCACGTTGGTTGGTTTTGCCTTTGGTTTTGCAATTGTAAAATACTAAGAAGGAACGTTAGAACTTTCTTGGCCATATTGTGAAACATGTACtcttattatttttaaagaattgacCCTTTTCAAAATAGAAACAATAGCTTAAGCTACATAGTATTATACAAGTAACCAGAATATTTGAAGAATTTATGATATTAGGTGCATatataattacttattaattctGCAATGCATCCTATAAATCCTTGTTCCAATCGTAAAGCATTTAAAAAGATATAATCAAATTAAACCTCAAATCCGTTGGAAATAATTATGTTactggtcgatgccactgctggtggagtgtatcaccagcccagtagtcagaacttcggtgttgacatgaatatcaattatatggtcattttaataaatgtcCAGttgtcaaaactttaaatttttctaaaaactaaagatgttcttatcccaggaatagattaccttagccgtatttggtaaagcgttttggaattttgggtccttaatgcttttcaactttgtacttgtttggctttataggtaccagtcttgtattacaactccagtttccggtgcatgtcaaaacatggagggaaacaaaatagtccttttttctgaattttcttctggactcaattttttctgtttaattatagttttatgctgaattgaaacataaatatagatttttttaaaatcttgcatcttttgggggatatcaatccaggaaagtggaaggatatcatgtttactggaagtgttGCGGCCtactaaaaacagcaaacagaaagtagaaaaaaaatgttttgacttcagggttacgtaactttttattcttcgtggcatgacccacttttttttcgattaaatcacaatttcacattagtacatacatgatatgaacatgaaattttttttctatgtagcgtttttaatttttttattttcaaagatcatcTGTTTAGCATGTAAGCCTAtagagcagtcaattacaagactgcaacctttaTAACTATCTtcatctgaacgtcactgatgagtgctacatgcagacgaaacgcgcgtctggcgtattaaatcatagtcctggtacctttcataactattaGGTCCTCTTTGAATTATTCACCAAAGTTTATTCACTTGCATCACTGGGGTCTAGATAAGACCACACATAGATGttcataaaagtataaatatgaaATCCAGAATTAAAGATACCAGAATTTTATCGAATTCTGCATATGCATGTCCAATGACCCCATCCCCAGATGATTAAAGTATTGAATAATAGACTTATATCAGTAGTGCTTTATGATTCGATGATCGTATTTGGCTGGATAAGATATATGAATATACAGTCAAAAATTTCGAACAAATACGGAGTATGCAAAAAATTCAGACGCCACAGTGTCGAGAAAGGACAGTTAATAGAAAGAACACTTTGGTGTTTGTGCACATCGTGTCTTTACATTTCACCGTACGCGTATTCCCAATCTTTAAGTCAAACCACCTGTTGTACTGAATTGTTGTCTCTAACTGTGTTTTCACTACCGTTTATCAGACATGATTAAAGTATTCAAGGTAATATAATTATACTTGCTTAATGAAATAGTTTGTAACAGTTTTATACTACTTTTAGGAGAataataaaaagatgaaatagaACAGGCTGTCCAGTTCCATATCTTCATAAAAAGTTGATCAGATACTAGTACTCTAATATGACTGAGGATGTTAAGCAACCgacaaccaatcaatcaaataTAATTGAAGAGCATATTACGCCGGGATTGATAGGACTGAACTTAAATATTATGCATGCCTTAGATATGCATATGATTGAAGATGCAAAGCAGAATATCTACAAATTGCTTAAAAAAGAACATTCTGCTCTAATTAATGTTCACAAAAACATGGTCGcattattcaaaatgaaaataccAAGAGAAAGACGGGAGGCTAGACTTGAGTTAGAACAAATATTGGAAAAGTTCCCCGATCATCTTAATGCTCTGGCAGATTTAGAGCACATCTACAGAGAATTGCACAGATTTACAGACGCCGAGTATTGTCGTCAAACAATTGAACACAATCTAGATGGCAAAAATCGGAATTCTCTACATAATAAGAGAATATGTTTGCTTGAGCAAGGGTATGCAATTTTAATTGAGCGAACGTTGATAAATGAAAGTACGGTTGAACTGAGAATTACAGACTTGCATAAGATGCTGAATACTGAATACGAAAGAAGCGAAGGTAACAGGAAGGAATGTTTAGAACGCAGTCTTCACCATCAAATGCAAGTTTTACGCAATGTACAAAACGCAAATGAAGATGAGAAAGTAGATGGCCATATACTCCGAAAGGGTTCTAgtcttcaaaaatttgaaatggcGGAGAAATTATCCGCCAAACCCTTACCCCACATAGTTTGGGTTTTTTACTTTGCAAAAGCATTAAATCAATATTATGACTCTTtagaaaatatttctaaattaaaaGATGGTATGCAAGACGAAATGAGAGCAGTGACATTAAAGGCCATTGAAAAATTTTGGTATATAACACAAACACAGGAACCTTCCAAGGAAGACATGAAAACGTTTGTAGCAAGATCTTATGCATACATTGGACATATATTGATGAAACGAAAGAGTCTCATTGAAGCAAATTCAGCTGCTCCTGAATTGCTGCAAATTCCTGAACTCACGAAGCTATTGAATGATCCTCTACAAGCCTCCAAAAAAGCCTATGAACTTATGCCTGGTGATGTAACCGTACTAAATAGATATGGAAGGGCACTATGGAATTGTGTCGTCCAAACAGAGTGCCCGAAAACGAAACTTCACCAACTTTATCAATCCGAAAAAATTCTTACAGCTTCTATCGCCAAAGATGGACAAAGAAACTGGTTTGCCTATTCTTCTAGAATGGTGGTGAGAAAAGATATTGCTAGCTTGGAAAGATATAATTATGAAGTTGCTGAAGATTacttaaaaaaagcaaaattagATGGACATACATGCTTCAAATCAAAAACCACAAGAAAAGATATGACTTTATTGGCAGAAGTGTGTCAAAAACTAGCAAAGTTTCCACATACAAACGATTTTGGCCTTAAGTTTGTACGCGATCCAAATTATTTGCACCAAGCATTAGACTATCTGTTTTATTCTACATACTTGGGAGATCCTCCAGAATATCACTGGACATTTAGAATTGCCTCCTGTCTCTTTGATCTTGGAGAGTATGAGCAAGCTATTGAATGGCAAAGGAAAGCCTGGTTTCCCTCCAACGCCTCTTCGTCGTATGCTTTTTATATGTTGTGCATCTATATGCTGACTATGTTTGAGCAAAGAAAAATGTGGGGGAAATCTGATAATCCTTTCTTTAGagaatttttatacattttaatatatggtaaaaacaaatataaggatATAAAAAGAAATCTTAAGGGATTGTACCAAATAAGGCGAAAAGAAATACTTCGGTTTTTTAAAGAAGTTATGCAACTAAAGCCGATGAGGATAGACGAGAAAAATATACTAGAAACATGTTTGGATCATTTTATTGCTTTTTCGGCGACTAATAGAAATGGTGGTCGTGAATTTAGACAACTTAAGTATAAGCTTCAAGAAATTATTCCTGAAAAAGAAGTGGAGTATGTATTGTCCGAAATATTTAAGAATCCCTCAATTAAGCCACTTGCGACAGGATTGAAAGCATTGTCAAAGTCATTTAAATATGATTTCTTTGTATCACATAGCCATATAGATGGTAACTGGGTTGACAACATTTTTCTTCGACATTTGGAGAGCAAGTTTGATGAGAGCGACGTTGCTTTTAGAGGTATTTCTTTTAATAAACTATTTATTTACATATCCTACTTCGTTTCaagtaaatatatattgattataaCAGAAAGAAGAATTAATACCAAAACTTGGTGTATGCATaattttaaatgtactttaacttttatttacatAATGTTATAGTAAACATATAGAGACAGTTAAACTGTTTCaacgtttcaaacattttttttccgtCACAACTttaccacggccgacactcggctaaccgagagattggtcggttaatctatattgagtatgtggctatatcggcggtgggtctgttaatcgggttggctaaagtctgttaatcaggtgttatcgaggaaatcattggaaattctgcatgtttcattgtataacttttttaatatatgtttatcataaaaattattcatgtctaacaaaacaattcaatgtactgaatccagtggtgtaattactatttttctagcttcgatgtgcgatctataaaatgaaaaggcgtgtttaatactcatcaataaatttatacacattttacacacacaaaatgtacacaaaaagacacgttggttgaatttacttgcatgcgatattttgaacatcgaacaaagacaggcattatgtttgtcaaccaaatggatatcattgtgtgaaaaatctacacaaaaatctgtattttggtgacataaatcaatctttatttataacctggtctgttaatgggtcggatgtataaaactcggtctgttaattggtctgttaagagttatgaatggcaataaaagtataattttattgatgtatgtgatgttatcggatcaaatgggtagactcaagacgagtggctaaaatatacggaaacaacacatgagcaatgaaacaaaatatatacggaaacactgacatgaacaatgaatttagggccatgaatattgaaaactgatataaaaaagtgtaatattaaagtattattatacatcatgttaaaatgccatattttgattgcctaatacgaaggtgttaatttactctatcacatggctgagcgagtgacaattttttggaatgtcaccctctcggctagaccaatcaaaaatcggcagcttaaacgacaatgaattgaatctacatcaagttattttatagacaatgcttaaagttctaatttactatacaacgaagcgtggaacgactcaaacttatttcttttacaattgttggaaacttgttaatatttttactttaaaacctataaatcattgtgtgttatgctttatattgttgatattaaacgcattcgttcaccatcgatgggtttcaactggtgatgtacatttcatcatgttcaatgtgatgtatatttcttagccagatatgaggccttttgaaaggggtatttacccaaaatttaaataaaataaataacaataacaaaataacaacaattgaaaatattttttttcttgatagcagagcttttttccccgtttcgggcctaaTCCTTTTATCGTTATaaatatgtcaagtcaatgcactactattgtctatttacttcacttctgatgatttttcaaatacccgttacgctgtcaagtacgtgactacatagaaaatactttataataaaactcatctgttaaagaaaatgatgataggacattcattataataaatcaaatatcacatagctgagagggtgatagagcagatcggtatccctcgaaaaaacattgtcaaccttcgcttcgccgcggttgacaatgttttctcgggacccaatctgctcttcttcttctttaagttttcCAGTTTTCCATCTGAATAAAGATGATTAATAACTGGTGCATACGTGgcctatttattaaaattaagttatatttacaaacaGTGCAAAGAACAGATGTagtgattaaaactatgtacatgagatgaagttttttaaataatagtGGAGAGAACAGCATATGTTAGCTGATCTCTGAAAGAGTCGACTGACTGTGTATTTACTACTGTGGTTGGTAAAAGATTCCATTGAGTTATTGTGTATGGGAAGAATGAAAATCTGTACGAGTCTTTTGATGTATAAATATGTCTGAAGGTGTGAGAATGATGTTTTCTGGTTCTTGAGTCTGATGGAATGAGAATTGTGCTAGATGGTATAGCAACAAGTTGATGTGTGATCTTGTACATCATAACCAGTCGTGCACGCAGTCTGCGTTGTGTCAAAATGGGCCAGTTTAGTGTGTTCAGCATGTTTGATACACTACTAGTATTATGATACCTGTTGCAGGCATACCGAGCAGCTCGCCTTTGGACCATCTCTATCTTTGAAATAGATTCTGAAGTGTGGGGGTCCCAAACTGAGCAAGAGTATTCGAGTTTGGGACGGACAAGTGCTTGGTATGCCTGGCTCTTGATGTTTTGATTTGATGTTTTCAGATTTCTTCGAAGGAAGCCAAGAGTTTTGTTGGCCTTTGATATATTGTCATCTATGTGTTTGTCCCATTTAAGGTTTGATTGTAATGTGATGCCTAAGTACTTAGCAGATGTAACAGATTCTAGTATATGATTGTGGAGAGTGTAATTATGTTTTAAAGGTTGACGTTTAGTTGTTACAGAGAGAACATTACACTTGTCTGGGTGGAAGGCCATCAGCCAGTCCTCTTCCCATTTTGCAGCTGCGTCAAGGTCAGCTTGCAGTTTTAGGCAGTCACTCTGGGATTTAACTGGCATGTATAAGATACTGTCATCAGCAAATAGTCTTAGTTTGCTATGTGTAAGGTAGTCTGGAAGGTCGTTGATATACGCCAAGAATAAGACAGGACCTAAGACAGTACCTTGAGGAACCCCAGAGGTGACTGGGACTGTGCTTGATGATCTTCCATCCAGAACAACTGTCTGGGTTCGATCAGAGAGAAATGCAGAGATCCAATTTAAAGTGTTTCCATTAATGCCAAAATAGTGTAATTTGTATAGTAAGTGACGATGCGGAACTTTATCAAAGGCTTTCGCAAAGTCCATTATTACAAGGTCTGTTTGTGTATTTGAATTGTTTGTGGATTGAAGTTCTTGAATGAAGGTTTATATTCCCGATTGttccactttttaaaattttagagttctgattgtcccacatgaaaagttctgattgtcccacattattttatgtagtaaaatgttcttagataaacaaggtaactgttgtttgttttgctaaataaacaagaattaattattgcacatttaatattaattttataaaagtataaaaaatatgttttttaaatgattaaaatgatacactttaaatttgattaaaaaaatataatatttctgatttatgaaatagatcttttaaggtcttgaattaaacttttttttttaacctgatttttgggtttatataaGACTCTAGAAAACTAATTGGTGACGAAAATCATATGGTGGTACACTTATTTTTGCTACAGCCATTTTAAAGTACCCAATTCTGATGATTTTCTCAGTTTTCATCAAATGTTAtccatttttgggctattatcatgaaaaaaatcacagtttcacaattaaactttatttttttcatactttcaataaagatagagtggaccaatctgaatagatctaacttttaaaaaaaaaactagaagtaggtgttaatataagaaagttttataaaattttattgcttttttgtgtcaaattgacCATTCTGGTCTATATCTATatgccagcatagtaaatcagccatatttttttatgtcacgattcaatgtataatacaacggacagctatattgcaatacaataacaacatgaacaacaaatttttgttcgcataaatttagggtgccagcatgtcctccttttattcaaaattttgatacgtaacaaaatttcagtagttttgatacctcatactgacttgtacaacaaaattatttgactgcatcaactaaaactgaccatatgtgcactttaatttgtaaatctatataccagcatagtaaatcagccatatttgttatgtcaggattcaatgtatattacaatggaaaGCAAtgttgctatacaataacaacaattttttgtttgcataaaattagggtgccagcatg
It includes:
- the LOC139510284 gene encoding uncharacterized protein, with the protein product MTEDVKQPTTNQSNIIEEHITPGLIGLNLNIMHALDMHMIEDAKQNIYKLLKKEHSALINVHKNMVALFKMKIPRERREARLELEQILEKFPDHLNALADLEHIYRELHRFTDAEYCRQTIEHNLDGKNRNSLHNKRICLLEQGYAILIERTLINESTVELRITDLHKMLNTEYERSEGNRKECLERSLHHQMQVLRNVQNANEDEKVDGHILRKGSSLQKFEMAEKLSAKPLPHIVWVFYFAKALNQYYDSLENISKLKDGMQDEMRAVTLKAIEKFWYITQTQEPSKEDMKTFVARSYAYIGHILMKRKSLIEANSAAPELLQIPELTKLLNDPLQASKKAYELMPGDVTVLNRYGRALWNCVVQTECPKTKLHQLYQSEKILTASIAKDGQRNWFAYSSRMVVRKDIASLERYNYEVAEDYLKKAKLDGHTCFKSKTTRKDMTLLAEVCQKLAKFPHTNDFGLKFVRDPNYLHQALDYLFYSTYLGDPPEYHWTFRIASCLFDLGEYEQAIEWQRKAWFPSNASSSYAFYMLCIYMLTMFEQRKMWGKSDNPFFREFLYILIYGKNKYKDIKRNLKGLYQIRRKEILRFFKEVMQLKPMRIDEKNILETCLDHFIAFSATNRNGGREFRQLKYKLQEIIPEKEVEYVLSEIFKNPSIKPLATGLKALSKSFKYDFFVSHSHIDGNWVDNIFLRHLESKFDESDVAFRGCIADRDFTPGISVLDNILAAIGESNKVILVISESFVSSNWCQYEADQAVIRSLNSKNDNCVIPVLLEDCDIPDKIAHLNYVNLSEDTDFRQEFRRLKLALLPDDK